Proteins from a genomic interval of Halomonas alkaliantarctica:
- a CDS encoding histidine phosphatase family protein: MSTLRYLTLALLFSVLGALPLSAQANDATWQALQEGGLVILMRHSIAPGIGDPPGFERGRCETQRNLSAAGRAQAEATGRAFRARDIPITAVYSSSWCRALDTAELMAVGSVEPTPWLDSFFRGRGDKASITQDAQEQIAAWQGPGNLLLVTHQVNITALVGSGVDSGEMIVVRPEGDVFRVVGRLSASTQ; encoded by the coding sequence ATGTCCACACTACGCTACCTCACCTTAGCTCTACTGTTCAGTGTGTTGGGCGCGTTGCCACTCAGCGCCCAGGCAAACGACGCCACTTGGCAAGCACTCCAAGAAGGCGGCTTGGTGATTCTAATGCGACACTCTATTGCCCCAGGCATTGGTGACCCGCCGGGCTTTGAGCGTGGCCGCTGTGAGACTCAGCGTAACCTTTCTGCCGCTGGCCGCGCTCAGGCTGAAGCCACTGGTCGTGCATTTCGTGCGCGGGATATTCCTATTACGGCGGTGTACTCATCAAGCTGGTGCCGGGCGTTGGATACCGCTGAGCTAATGGCGGTGGGCTCTGTCGAGCCTACTCCCTGGCTGGATTCGTTCTTTCGCGGGCGCGGTGATAAAGCGTCCATCACTCAAGACGCCCAAGAGCAGATTGCCGCATGGCAGGGGCCGGGGAATTTACTGCTGGTTACCCATCAGGTAAATATCACGGCATTGGTGGGTAGCGGTGTGGACTCTGGAGAAATGATTGTGGTGCGCCCAGAGGGTGATGTGTTTAGGGTAGTGGGGCGATTAAGCGCTAGCACCCAATAA
- a CDS encoding substrate-binding domain-containing protein, producing the protein MVSDSSAKRLTIYDLARLAETSPSTVSAVLNGTWQRRRISKKLANKILSLAQSEGYSANMQARALRRERSGIIGMILPLYDNRYFSSIAQHFEAQARRRGLFAIVACTNRDPTQEREAARMMLAYRVECLVSTGATDPDTISAMCDESGVASINLDLPGGKAPSIISNNREGAQKLTHAILDQLASLTPSDNTILFIGGRAEDHNTRERIAGFTQARAERGLSTSEADIIPCDYAADKAQVALEAYMRHRTALPSAMFVNSTISLEGIVRWLQRGGYQLDDMIVGCFDWDPLAAAFHPHLIMARQNVGEMIDHVFEVMDTPSPDASLLIEVQPDIMGV; encoded by the coding sequence GTGGTTAGCGACTCTTCAGCCAAGCGGCTGACAATTTACGACTTAGCGAGGTTGGCAGAAACGTCGCCTAGCACCGTCAGTGCCGTGCTCAACGGCACTTGGCAGCGGCGTCGTATCAGCAAAAAATTGGCTAACAAAATTCTTTCCCTTGCCCAGTCTGAAGGCTATTCGGCCAACATGCAGGCCCGTGCCTTGCGGCGCGAGCGCTCAGGTATCATCGGTATGATCCTGCCGCTTTACGACAACCGCTATTTCAGTTCGATAGCCCAGCATTTCGAAGCCCAGGCGAGGCGCCGTGGGCTGTTTGCAATTGTTGCGTGTACCAACCGCGACCCGACCCAAGAGCGCGAGGCCGCGCGCATGATGCTCGCCTACCGGGTCGAGTGTTTGGTCAGTACCGGGGCGACTGATCCCGACACGATCTCTGCGATGTGTGACGAGAGCGGAGTGGCGAGTATCAATCTGGATCTGCCCGGCGGTAAGGCACCCTCGATTATTTCCAATAACCGAGAGGGCGCGCAAAAGCTGACCCACGCCATTCTTGATCAGCTAGCCAGCCTAACGCCGAGTGACAACACCATCCTGTTTATTGGTGGTCGTGCGGAGGATCACAATACCCGCGAGCGGATTGCCGGATTCACCCAGGCTCGCGCTGAACGCGGGCTTTCCACCTCTGAGGCAGACATCATTCCCTGCGACTATGCCGCCGATAAGGCCCAGGTCGCGCTAGAGGCGTATATGCGCCACCGCACCGCGCTTCCCAGCGCAATGTTCGTCAACTCGACGATTTCGCTTGAGGGGATCGTGCGCTGGCTACAGCGGGGCGGTTACCAGCTTGACGATATGATTGTTGGCTGCTTTGACTGGGACCCGCTGGCCGCTGCGTTTCACCCTCACCTGATAATGGCACGACAAAATGTGGGCGAGATGATCGACCACGTCTTCGAGGTGATGGATACGCCATCGCCGGATGCCAGTCTGCTTATTGAGGTGCAGCCAGACATCATGGGTGTTTGA
- a CDS encoding ABC transporter permease, which yields MNKPLNTPSSAGVRLGGDTIEVMAMTALLIFSIVFFSLLAPGFLSATNFSSMSMQLPELGLLSLAMLVPIISGGLNLSVTFTANIAGLTTAWLVQGLLAGMGILSVPMAIMAGLVVGAAAGFLIGVIVAYVGAHPILVSLGAMIFLQGVGEFLTRGGGISGMPEVFQTIGSGNFLGVPIPMLIFLGAAAGLMYVMHFTRTGFSIYMLGSNPRATEYSGINVKRVLITVYTISGLLAGLAGMVMLARFNSVRVGHGESYLLITVLACFLAGANPFGGFGRVLPLVLGLMSLQVIASGMNLMGASQHLATAVWGAFLIIVMALRMPFIKQS from the coding sequence ATGAATAAGCCGCTGAACACGCCATCCAGTGCTGGCGTACGCCTGGGTGGCGATACCATCGAAGTGATGGCCATGACGGCCCTTTTGATCTTCAGCATCGTGTTTTTCTCGTTGCTGGCCCCAGGGTTCCTCTCCGCAACGAATTTCAGCTCAATGTCGATGCAGTTGCCAGAGCTTGGTCTACTGTCGCTGGCAATGCTGGTACCGATTATTTCCGGCGGGCTAAACCTCTCGGTTACTTTTACCGCCAATATTGCCGGGCTCACCACCGCCTGGCTGGTGCAAGGGTTACTGGCCGGCATGGGGATTCTCAGTGTGCCGATGGCGATTATGGCCGGACTTGTCGTGGGTGCTGCCGCCGGCTTTTTAATCGGCGTTATCGTCGCCTATGTGGGCGCCCATCCCATTCTGGTGTCGCTAGGTGCGATGATTTTTCTCCAGGGTGTGGGCGAGTTTTTAACTCGCGGCGGCGGTATTTCAGGTATGCCTGAGGTATTTCAAACCATCGGTAGCGGAAACTTTCTGGGCGTGCCAATTCCCATGTTGATCTTTCTCGGCGCCGCCGCTGGGCTGATGTACGTGATGCACTTTACCCGCACGGGTTTCTCAATCTACATGCTCGGGTCTAATCCCCGTGCTACCGAGTACTCGGGCATTAACGTCAAGCGCGTGCTGATCACCGTCTACACGATTTCCGGTCTGCTCGCTGGCCTCGCGGGTATGGTGATGCTCGCCCGCTTTAACTCCGTACGTGTAGGCCACGGCGAGAGTTACCTGCTGATTACCGTGCTGGCCTGTTTTCTGGCCGGGGCGAACCCCTTTGGCGGCTTTGGCCGCGTCCTCCCCCTGGTGCTGGGCTTGATGAGCCTGCAAGTAATTGCCTCGGGCATGAACCTGATGGGCGCCAGCCAACACCTGGCCACCGCGGTGTGGGGTGCTTTTCTAATTATAGTAATGGCACTGCGTATGCCGTTTATTAAACAGTCTTGA
- a CDS encoding sugar ABC transporter ATP-binding protein, with protein MSEIAIRARHVSKVFGQSRVLDDVEFELRRGEVMCLAGENGCGKSTLIKIINGVYKPEPGVEFTFGDEILSVISPLEARSRGIHVIWQDLALFPHLTVAENIVFDDYVSKPWRPISYKKALQQSREIIQQFGLKLDPTARVEDLSIAHRQLVAICRVLRAGASIIFMDEPTASLTYKEVQALLAITRSLAEKGISIVLVSHRLAEVLEVCQRVTVLRNGQLVGTYPTEGMTQARLSTLMTGLELALTPRAETHKGAPVLELKQLTRAGEFADISFTLHRGEILGLTGLLGAGRTELAHTIFGMTKPTSGEIHKDGQPLKLRSNRDAVRHKIAYLSEDRLHLGLVQNQSINMNTAVTVLPTLEKPRFFLSPQRIKALTAHWIERLKTKVSDAELAVSSLSGGNQQRIALAKWLATEPDVLILDCPTIGVDVGAKAGIFEIIRGLADQGVAIILISDEAGEIWMNTDRALVLRDGRISTEVFPSETTEEALEAIINA; from the coding sequence ATGAGCGAGATCGCGATTCGAGCGCGTCATGTTAGCAAGGTATTCGGGCAAAGCCGGGTGCTGGATGATGTCGAATTCGAACTTCGCCGCGGTGAGGTCATGTGCCTGGCGGGCGAAAACGGCTGCGGCAAAAGTACGCTCATTAAAATTATCAACGGCGTTTACAAGCCCGAGCCGGGTGTTGAGTTTACGTTTGGAGATGAAATCCTTTCTGTGATTAGCCCGCTGGAGGCACGCAGCCGAGGCATCCATGTCATCTGGCAGGATCTGGCGCTCTTTCCACACCTCACTGTCGCGGAAAATATCGTCTTTGATGACTACGTTTCTAAGCCATGGCGGCCAATTTCGTATAAAAAAGCGCTGCAGCAATCACGCGAAATTATTCAGCAATTTGGTTTGAAACTAGATCCCACGGCCCGCGTTGAAGACCTTTCGATTGCCCACCGTCAGTTGGTCGCGATTTGCCGCGTGCTGCGTGCAGGTGCCAGCATTATTTTTATGGATGAGCCCACCGCCTCGCTCACCTACAAAGAGGTGCAGGCGCTATTGGCGATTACCCGCTCGCTGGCAGAAAAGGGCATTTCTATTGTGCTGGTCAGCCACCGCTTGGCGGAAGTGCTGGAGGTTTGCCAGCGGGTAACCGTACTGCGTAACGGCCAGTTGGTGGGCACCTACCCCACCGAGGGAATGACCCAGGCGCGGCTCTCCACGCTGATGACCGGCCTTGAGTTAGCGCTCACCCCCCGGGCTGAGACGCATAAAGGCGCACCGGTACTTGAGCTCAAGCAACTGACGCGTGCAGGCGAGTTTGCAGATATCTCTTTTACCCTGCACCGCGGGGAAATTCTTGGTTTAACCGGCTTGCTGGGCGCGGGGCGTACCGAACTCGCCCACACCATTTTTGGTATGACAAAGCCCACATCGGGCGAGATTCACAAGGATGGCCAGCCGCTCAAGCTACGCTCCAACCGCGACGCCGTGCGCCATAAGATCGCCTACCTCTCGGAAGACCGACTCCATCTTGGCCTGGTACAAAATCAGTCGATCAATATGAATACCGCCGTCACAGTGCTACCGACGCTTGAGAAACCGCGTTTTTTTCTCTCTCCCCAGCGCATTAAGGCGCTCACCGCCCACTGGATAGAACGGCTTAAAACCAAGGTCAGTGATGCCGAACTGGCGGTCTCGTCGCTCTCTGGCGGCAACCAACAGCGCATTGCGCTTGCCAAGTGGCTGGCGACCGAACCTGACGTACTGATTCTCGACTGCCCAACGATTGGTGTCGATGTGGGGGCTAAAGCGGGGATCTTCGAGATCATCCGCGGTCTTGCCGACCAGGGTGTGGCGATTATTTTGATCTCCGACGAAGCGGGGGAAATCTGGATGAATACAGACCGCGCGCTGGTACTGCGCGATGGGCGAATCTCTACCGAGGTGTTCCCCTCTGAAACAACGGAAGAAGCGCTGGAGGCGATCATCAATGCGTAA
- a CDS encoding substrate-binding domain-containing protein produces MKYKALLTAATLTGIIGSASAMAQEPPTIAVVAKVGGIPWFNAMEMGIEQMGEELGVEAYMVGPTSADPALQVRAIEDLISRGVDVIGVVPNDREVLEPVLERAREQGIIVLTHESPESENIDYDFEMISAQQLGEEHAKLLAETTGCEGSYAVYVGGLSVPAHNAWADAAVNWLDENCAGLTQAAERFGVAESVDDSRNTTLDLLRAHEDLVGIMSFGSQGTIGAARAVKERGLEGDVAVMGLFSPGQGRRLVHEGVITGGFQWSPLEAGKAFVALGEMLYNGEEITDGAELPVLGDITLDGHTIFASQPLELNKETVDELAELGL; encoded by the coding sequence ATGAAATACAAAGCACTTCTTACCGCGGCTACGCTAACAGGCATTATCGGCAGCGCCAGCGCAATGGCTCAAGAGCCTCCTACGATTGCCGTGGTCGCGAAGGTGGGTGGCATCCCCTGGTTCAATGCCATGGAGATGGGCATTGAGCAGATGGGTGAAGAGCTGGGCGTCGAGGCCTATATGGTAGGCCCCACCAGCGCTGACCCGGCCCTGCAGGTACGCGCGATTGAGGATTTGATCAGCCGGGGGGTTGATGTCATCGGCGTGGTGCCCAATGACCGTGAAGTACTTGAGCCGGTGCTTGAGCGCGCGCGTGAGCAGGGCATTATTGTGCTCACCCACGAGAGCCCCGAGTCAGAGAATATCGATTATGACTTTGAAATGATTTCGGCGCAGCAGCTCGGCGAAGAGCACGCCAAACTGCTCGCGGAGACCACGGGGTGCGAAGGCTCCTACGCTGTCTATGTGGGCGGTCTAAGTGTGCCCGCACACAACGCCTGGGCGGATGCGGCGGTGAACTGGCTGGATGAAAACTGCGCAGGCTTGACCCAAGCGGCTGAACGTTTCGGTGTGGCTGAGAGCGTCGACGATAGCCGTAATACCACTCTTGACCTGCTGCGCGCTCATGAAGACCTGGTCGGCATTATGTCATTTGGCAGCCAAGGCACCATCGGTGCCGCTCGTGCGGTTAAAGAGCGTGGTTTAGAGGGCGATGTCGCCGTCATGGGGCTTTTCTCACCGGGTCAAGGGCGTCGTTTGGTACATGAAGGGGTTATCACAGGTGGTTTCCAATGGAGCCCACTGGAAGCAGGTAAAGCGTTCGTCGCCCTCGGTGAGATGCTCTATAACGGTGAAGAGATTACCGATGGGGCTGAGCTTCCGGTGCTAGGCGACATCACCCTGGACGGCCACACGATCTTTGCCTCGCAGCCACTGGAGCTCAATAAAGAAACCGTGGATGAGTTGGCAGAGCTTGGCCTTTAA
- a CDS encoding YicC/YloC family endoribonuclease: MTHSMTAFARTEQAAPFGTLQVEIRSVNQRYLEPHFRLHESLRDLEPVLREALRTRLARGKVECSVRFESADTAQAPAVNAQRLKEIADALAAIQQQVPTAVPPTTLALLNQPGVMETQHLDQEVIKAAAKALFDQALNELIDARAREGEKLAEMITTRLDAVTEQVATVRSLLPQILERQRAQLLERLEVAKTELDPQRLEAELVLVAQKADVDEELDRLTAHIEEVSHQLAQKGPKGRRLDFLMQELNREANTLSSKSVVAETTRCAVELKVLIEQMREQIQNIE; encoded by the coding sequence ATGACGCACAGCATGACCGCCTTCGCCCGTACCGAGCAGGCCGCCCCCTTTGGCACCCTGCAGGTCGAAATTCGCTCGGTGAATCAGCGTTACTTAGAGCCACATTTTCGCCTACACGAAAGTTTACGCGACCTAGAGCCGGTGCTGCGCGAAGCACTGCGTACTCGCCTGGCCCGAGGCAAAGTGGAGTGCAGCGTGCGGTTTGAGAGCGCCGATACCGCTCAAGCGCCTGCGGTGAATGCCCAGCGGTTAAAAGAGATTGCCGATGCCTTAGCCGCCATACAACAGCAGGTGCCTACCGCCGTGCCACCCACCACGCTTGCGCTCCTCAACCAGCCCGGCGTAATGGAAACTCAGCATCTCGATCAAGAGGTCATCAAAGCCGCCGCCAAAGCGCTGTTCGACCAAGCGCTAAATGAGTTAATAGACGCCCGCGCCCGTGAAGGCGAAAAGCTCGCCGAGATGATCACCACCCGCTTAGATGCGGTGACTGAGCAAGTGGCCACCGTACGCAGCCTGCTACCGCAGATTCTGGAGCGCCAGCGTGCCCAACTACTGGAGCGCCTGGAAGTCGCCAAGACTGAACTTGACCCCCAGCGCCTGGAAGCCGAGCTGGTGCTGGTGGCGCAAAAAGCCGATGTGGATGAAGAGCTAGACCGCCTAACGGCGCATATCGAAGAAGTGAGCCACCAGCTTGCCCAGAAAGGCCCCAAAGGCCGACGCCTGGATTTCCTAATGCAGGAGCTCAACCGCGAAGCTAATACGCTCTCGTCAAAATCCGTAGTGGCAGAGACGACCCGCTGCGCGGTGGAGTTGAAGGTGCTAATCGAGCAGATGCGGGAGCAGATTCAGAATATTGAGTAG
- a CDS encoding ABC transporter permease: MRNLLSRTRLGTEGVLLGIILALSIVLALTTDSFLSLQNLFDLLNNQSVNIIFAVGLVVVLIAGGIDISFAVAASVVQYVVMTLLIETLGGGSWALGIILSMLVGTLLGLFNALLIHRFRIVSIIVTIGTFNLFFGLLMYFTGGVSIYDIPDWLYYSIPLLDLPAERGSATLYFPAAVMAVMVMLTWFILARTGFGRAVYGFGSSPEAARRSGVSVWKIHAFAYGWLGLCAGVAGLMQAHIVQEVVPNALIGQELPILAAVVLGGATLGGGRGSVLGAVLGVLLLAVVQNGLNLLGVTPYAFRMIVGLIILIAITTSNLGNLLPRSTRAKNV, from the coding sequence ATGCGTAATCTTTTATCGCGCACACGACTCGGCACCGAAGGGGTGCTGCTGGGCATTATTCTGGCGCTCTCGATAGTGCTGGCGCTGACCACCGACAGTTTCTTAAGCCTTCAGAACCTGTTTGACCTGCTCAACAATCAGTCGGTCAATATCATTTTTGCCGTGGGGCTGGTGGTCGTACTCATCGCGGGGGGCATTGATATCTCCTTCGCGGTGGCAGCGTCGGTGGTGCAGTACGTGGTGATGACTCTGCTCATCGAAACGCTGGGCGGCGGCAGCTGGGCACTGGGCATCATCCTCTCAATGCTCGTGGGCACCCTGCTGGGTCTGTTTAATGCGCTGCTGATTCACCGTTTTCGTATTGTTTCGATTATCGTCACTATCGGCACCTTTAACCTGTTTTTCGGGCTATTGATGTACTTCACGGGCGGGGTATCGATCTACGATATTCCCGACTGGCTCTACTACTCCATTCCTCTGCTCGACCTACCCGCCGAGCGCGGCTCGGCCACGCTCTACTTCCCCGCTGCCGTCATGGCGGTCATGGTCATGCTCACTTGGTTCATTCTGGCTCGCACCGGCTTCGGCCGTGCGGTTTATGGTTTTGGCTCTAGCCCCGAGGCCGCGCGCCGTTCAGGCGTGAGTGTGTGGAAAATTCACGCCTTCGCTTACGGCTGGCTGGGGTTATGTGCAGGGGTTGCAGGCCTTATGCAGGCGCATATTGTGCAAGAGGTGGTGCCCAACGCCTTGATCGGCCAGGAACTGCCGATTCTAGCCGCAGTAGTGCTGGGCGGCGCAACGCTGGGCGGCGGTCGAGGCTCAGTGCTTGGCGCCGTGCTGGGCGTGCTGCTGCTCGCCGTGGTGCAAAACGGCCTTAACCTGCTAGGTGTAACGCCCTACGCTTTCCGCATGATTGTCGGGTTGATTATTTTGATCGCGATCACGACCAGTAATTTGGGCAACCTGTTGCCCCGTTCAACCAGGGCTAAAAACGTATGA